In Thermoanaerobacter uzonensis DSM 18761, the sequence ACTATAATAGTCACAGCTGTTGCCAAAGCATTAGCTAAACCTGTGCCAGGAGTAGGTATTTCACTTCCTGCCTTTATACCACCTCTTGTAGCAGCTGCTGCAGCAATTTTGCTATCTCATAATAATGCAGCTCCTGTAGCATACATCTCTGGAGTTTTAGGCACATTAATCGGAGCAGATCTTTTAAATTTGCCTCATTTTAAAGACCTAAACTCTCATGCTATAAGTATAGGGGGAGCAGGTATATTTGATGGAATTTTTTTAGTAGGTGTAGTAGCAGCTTTATTAGCTTAAAAATACCCTACTTACACCGTAGGGTATTTTCCTCACTTTAAATACTTATTAAACCATTCTGTTATTTCTTTAAGCCTTCCTATCCTATTTTTAGGCTTGCCACTTCTTGAAAGCTCATGATTTTCACCATGAAAAAGTACCAATTTCGATTCCACACCAAAATATTTAAGAGCGCTAAAAATTTGAAGTGCTTCTCCCATCCAGCATCTATAGTCTTCATCTGAATGCAAAAACAAAGTAGGGGTTTTTACTCTATCTGCGTATTTTAAAGGCGAATGTTCCCAATACTTTCCAAAATTATCCCAAGGGGTTCCTCCTATTTGGTCAGGAACAAAATAATAACCTATATCCGTCGTCCCAAATTCTGTTGTCCAATTAGATATGCTCCTTTGAGATACTGCTGCCTTAAACCTATCTGTATGCCCTATTATCCAGTTTGTCATAAATCCTCCATAAGAACCACCTGTTACTCCTACTCTTGAAGAATCAATGTCTTTGTAATTTTCAAGCACATAATCTGTAAATTTCATAATATCTTCATAATCAATTGTCCCATATTTTCCTCTTATATCAGCAAATTCGTTTCCTCTGCCATCGCTTCCTACCGGATTGCAGAAAAACACAAAATACCCTTCTGAAGCCCAGTACTGCATTTCATGGAAGTACACTTCACCATATACTGTTTTAGGACCACCATGTATATTTAATATTGCAGGATACTTCTTGCCTTCTTCATAGTCTATAGGCTTTATAACCCAACCATCTATAAAATGCCCTGGCCTCGTCTCTACCTCTACTCTTTCAAGCTTTGAATGTTTCTTTTCCTCCTGTACCCACTCATTAAAGTCAGTAATCTGTATCTCTTGCCCGTCTTTGTACTCATAAAGCTCCAAAAGCTTTAATCCTCTAAAACCGATAAAAAGAATATTATCGCCACATACATCAAACATATCCACAGATCCATCTTTATCTATCACTTTTTCTATTTTCCCTTCTAAATTTATCCTGTTAAGATAAGCATTGTACCTCTCTGTAGATATGAAGTACAAATAATCTCCTTCTGCTTTAAAACTAAAGCCTGAACCGTATCTCACATCGGAATTTACAGAATTCCCTAAACTCATGTCAAGGTTAGGAGTTATGCACCTTCTTTCACCTGATTCTTCTTCCAAAACGTAGAATTTGCTGTTTTCATTTATACCGTATTTTTTCATATCTGTTCCAGCGCATATTATCTTATCTCCTAAAAAATCCACATACCTATAGGAAAAATCTGAATCCTTATTCACTTTCTTAAGTTCTCCAACCTTTAAATTGTATATATAAACATCACTTGTCAAAGGCATTTTGTCTTTATAACTTTTTCCTATAAACACAGCTTTTGTCTTATCTTTGTTGAGCTTTAAAGAATACACATCAGTGTATTCATCTGTTATAGGCTGCAATTTATTATCACTTAATTTATAAACATAGAGCCTTCCCCTGTCTTTATTGATGACTCCTTCGCCATTCGCCCAAAAAGGAATCTCATCAAATACTTCGTAATCTTTCTCCTCTTTTCTTCTTTCAAGCTCTTTTTTCTTCTCCTCCTCACTCAAACCCTCCAAATCCTTTTTATTCATATTATAAAGTGCAATCAAGAGAAAAGTATCGTCATCAACAGGCAAAATCTCTGTAACCTTTTTAGGTATCACAAAAGCCTCAACAGCCTCTCCTCCGTGTATGTTAATTTTGTAGTACTTTGTAAATTCCTCTCCACTTTCTACCTTCTCTTTGTCCTTTGGATTTCTGCTACCTGCAAAAAGTATGTAATCATCGTCAAGCCATACAAACCCTCTCTCCTCATTAAAGGAAGTCAGCTGAAAATATTTTTTAGTCTTTGTATCCAAAACCCATATGTTAGACAAATACTTGTTCTCCTCAACGTCTATTCTATGTACCACAAATGCTGCGTGACTACCACTTGGAGAAAATTTTAATCCTGATAAAAATTTAAATTTTGTAAAATCTTCTAATTGTAACTTCTCCATTAAAAACGCCCCCTAATAAAATGTTTTCAAAAATATTATAGCACTAAAATACAAAAATTCCTAAAGGCTTTCTCTATACTGCGGCGGAAATATTACACTCAAATAAGAATAGCTGGCAGTATAGGTCTTCATATTGAAGATAACTTTTCGGATATTTTTTAACCACTTTTTAATATCAAACAAAAATTTCTTAATGAGGAAATTTTCCTGTTTATAGAAAATAGCAATGGGCCATCCTTCTATTTTTTCTTTCAAGCTTTCCAATACATTTGCATAAGAAATCCTCTCTTCCTGAGACGATTCGATAAATACAAAAAAGTAAAAAGGAATAAAGATTACTGAAACTATAGCAAGGATAGGGTTGAGATATATTAATACGACTATCACAACTAAAAATCTCAAAATATTAAGAAGAGTTGATGTGAAGAAATAGGAAGCTTTTGCAGACTTTCATATGTCTTTTGAAAAAAATTAGCTGCTACTTCTTATATTCAAATCTACACTCTGCTATAAAATTTAAAATTACTACAATGGTTCTTATTACAAAGAGCGCTAACAAAAGTGATATTAACTTAGACAAAAAGAATTTTGACTGCATTAAGTTAATTATCTTTCGATTAATAAAAGGTACCAAAGCTCCCAGTAAAGATATTGCAGCCCAAAGGATGAGGATATAAAACTAAGGCTTCCAATATGGTCTGGAGTAGTGAAGAATTTTTTTAAGATATACTTTACCCCATAGACCAATCCAGCTCTCTTACAGCCTATATGGTACACCTTTTAAACTATAAATATCTCTCTTTTTAATTTCTCTGGTATTTCACACAAAATTTTTATATAGCTTCTTCTGAAGCCTTCATCTCTTCTTTCTCATCAATCCCATAATTGTACATATAATATAAATACCCTCTTTTATTTAATAGTTCATCCAATGTGCCTCTTTCAATGATTTCTCCATCTCTCATCACAAATATTTCATCATACCTTTTAAGTATCTCTGGGTCTAACTTATGGGTTACAGCAAGCACTGTCGCATCTAAATTTATAAGTATCCTCTCTATATCGCTTGCCGTAACTTTGTCTAAAGCCGCCGTAGCTTCATCTATAAGCAGTATTTCAGCTTTCTTGATTAACGCTCTTGCAATTGCTATCCTCTGTCTCTCTCCTCCTGATAGCTCTACTTCCCCTTCTCCTACTATTGTATCGAGTCCTTTGGGAAGTTTCTCAACAACATGAACTAAACCAGATTGTCTCAAGGCCTCGTTTATCTCCTCTTCACTGCATTCACTGTACAGACAAATGTTATTCTTTAATGTGTCG encodes:
- a CDS encoding S9 family peptidase; protein product: MEKLQLEDFTKFKFLSGLKFSPSGSHAAFVVHRIDVEENKYLSNIWVLDTKTKKYFQLTSFNEERGFVWLDDDYILFAGSRNPKDKEKVESGEEFTKYYKINIHGGEAVEAFVIPKKVTEILPVDDDTFLLIALYNMNKKDLEGLSEEEKKKELERRKEEKDYEVFDEIPFWANGEGVINKDRGRLYVYKLSDNKLQPITDEYTDVYSLKLNKDKTKAVFIGKSYKDKMPLTSDVYIYNLKVGELKKVNKDSDFSYRYVDFLGDKIICAGTDMKKYGINENSKFYVLEEESGERRCITPNLDMSLGNSVNSDVRYGSGFSFKAEGDYLYFISTERYNAYLNRINLEGKIEKVIDKDGSVDMFDVCGDNILFIGFRGLKLLELYEYKDGQEIQITDFNEWVQEEKKHSKLERVEVETRPGHFIDGWVIKPIDYEEGKKYPAILNIHGGPKTVYGEVYFHEMQYWASEGYFVFFCNPVGSDGRGNEFADIRGKYGTIDYEDIMKFTDYVLENYKDIDSSRVGVTGGSYGGFMTNWIIGHTDRFKAAVSQRSISNWTTEFGTTDIGYYFVPDQIGGTPWDNFGKYWEHSPLKYADRVKTPTLFLHSDEDYRCWMGEALQIFSALKYFGVESKLVLFHGENHELSRSGKPKNRIGRLKEITEWFNKYLK